In Lathyrus oleraceus cultivar Zhongwan6 chromosome 2, CAAS_Psat_ZW6_1.0, whole genome shotgun sequence, the DNA window ATGTGGAACTTTTCAAATTCAAAGCAGTGTGATGTAATTGGTAACCAAAATAAGAAACATGAATAAATTAAATTACCTCAAACAAACTCACCTTTTCCACAATGATAATGTACCGTGCATCTGCATTTAGAACCAATTTATCTAACAAACTCAAATCACCAGAAACTGTATGTCCAGAAGATCCACACACTGAGCAATCAACGGCCTCTTTGCCTGGTTCCTATACATATAAAGTTGTAAACTCAAAGTGGTTAATGTTTAAATTTGCAGAATTGCATCAAGCAGTGATACAGAACATGTCTCTACTCCATTTACAATGGCCTTGATTGGATAAACAATTTTATTAAACACATACCTTAAGCATTTATAAATAAGTGTTTATGTATAAGTAATTTCTATAACaaaatttgaaataaagtcaatCTGTTTTCATATAAGTTATAAGTTGTCTTCATAAACTTTCATCATGGAAGTAAGCTTACAACAATTTATGGACATGTTATAAGTTGTTTCCATAGGCCATCCCAAACAATGTTACAGGTGTTTATGCCGTAGATTAACTCAAATAAACAAGCAATCAGAATGCAATATCCTCGAATGAAGGGTTCATGAAGTACCTGCATAATCAGACGGCCAGCAATGAGTCCACGACTAGATGCCATGATTCCAAGACTGTATCTGCTGCACCGAAGCAACGCTACAAGATCTATTTTGGCGCATATTAGCAAGCCTTTTCAAAAACACCAAGACATCAAATCAAACTTGAAACAAACAAGACAGTGATTAACTGATTATAGATAACCTTGGATTGTCCTATTGACATCCTTTTGAGAAGGAAACAGATGTGGCGAATCACACAACAGTTTGTAGAAGAGTTCTCTCTGTGTGACACGCTTTTCCTTAAGCAATATCTGATAGCACATTTCCATTACCTTCCACACTACACGTAAGAAATTTCCAACTCAGAAACAGCGAAAATTATTGGAAGAATTAATAActaaagaaaaaaaaaactagGTTTGTAGTCTTTACCCCTAACAAAGGCTTTTCCAGCATTAGGTCTCATAAGAGACCTTATAGATACAGAATTGGAGAGAAAAACATATGATAATTCGGTTAACAGGCCATGATTCATCCGACTGTTGCTCAATTTTCTTTGAATCTGTTCATTTTTAGGAGTAATAAGCTACGGTCAGGAATGTGTGTCCGTTGATAACAAAACAAGCCAAAAAGAATTAATAtgaaataaatcaaaataaaaatgCTTCACGCAAATTCCAAACGCTTGATTAGAACTTATTAACCTCAAAGTCTAAAATGGTGAATTAGCAAATTGTTACAATCGGCTTTTGCTGCATTAGGTCTCATTAGCAAATTGTGAAATAACTAAAAAAGGATTACTACTTGCGAATTCAAAATTTAAACAGTTGATTGAAGTTATTGACCTAGAACGATTAATTAGCAAATCATTACAATCAAATATATGGATATCAAGGTTTTAAAAAACCGTTCACTACCGCAACAAAACGATGTCGATACCGATACTATAATTCTCTGTTTTTATGTTAACCAACAAATTATGGTTAATTCACACGGCGACGACCGCAATTAGTGTTGCAACATTGACCGAAATCGCTTTATGCGACGGCGGCCTTTATTTAAAACCTTGATGAATATGAAGATAATGAGAATACCAAAGGCAAATCAGAGATTGCAGGGTTAGATGCATTCAATATTTTGAGGAAACTGAGCACTGACACTTCAATTCTTGCTCGAACCTGCATGAATCAAAATGAAGGTGAAGCTTATAAAAGTGAAATTAGAAAGAGGATGTGATGTTGAAAGTGTGAAAGAGTGTTATTACCTGAGTCGGAGGAACGATGTCAGCATAACAAAGCTCTTGATCGGTGAAAAACTTTAGCGTCGAATTTCGGAGATCTTCCATTAGAGAGTGAAATGATTTCTCAAAGTTTTGATTTCTGTTTGATTTGGCGCGCAAAACCGAAGTGCTGGATAGTTTTATATCAAAACATAACGACATGCCGTTTAACGGATAGATAAACGGCAATCATTTAGATGATGAATTTTTTCAAGGTGCCGTGTGAGATATATTCCAAAAAGTATAACTAACTCACTTTTATCCCTATGTTTAAATTTCTTCCAAAGTTTAATATTTAAACTTTTATCCTCAAATATTCATCTATTTTAGGTATGGACTCCGATACAAAGATTTTTTTTAAGGTATCATCAACAAGATACGAGTATAAATATTGTTGCTTACGTTAGTCTATGTATAGACGCggataaaaaaaatcaaaacacGTATATAGGAAATGGGTATTATAATATTATGTCCATTGTCATCCCAAGGCGTTGGAATATTAATCTTGTTCGTCAGTCACATCTCTGCCGTATAAGAAGTACATATCGATCGCAGCAAGACACAACTTTATTATCTCCTCTTTTATTTTTAGTTCTTAACTTCTAATTCCTGCTAATTTTCACGAAAAACCATTGTATTTTCACTAAAGATCTAAATTTTCTTTTCTTGAAGTTTCAACGATCTTTTTCCTTGAAGTTTCAACCTCATCCTCCAACAGATCCATCATCAGATTCATCAAGCATGGTGACATTCAAAGTCGCTTGATTTGTCGCTCAACGACAAGTTGTTACTCTGTTCGCTAAAGTTGTTAGAGCTCCACCTCTTCCTCTTCCTCCTCTGATAGAAGAGGGTCCATTTCTTGTGGCATCTTCTTCTAACCTACGCAGCAATATTTTTCTCGTCTAAGAATCAGATAAGGAGTATTCTAGGCTCTTCTGCTCTTCAGATTGACACAAAAACTTCACTAGGGCGAACCATCACACCGACCTCCTCCTCTACCTTTTATGCCTGGACAATAAATACTCATAAACCTTCAACTGTTGGAAGTGAATCTTGGAGTACATGGAGCCACTGACCTGTTGAACAACATTTATAACTTGGTAAACCAGCAAAACTCATAATTCTTGGATGAAACGATACTAGAGCTTGAAGAGAACATTTTATACACTTCACTAAGAGACAATAGTGTGTGGGAGGCAACCTCTATAGACAATTAGGTAGTCACACCATAGTTGATTCCCGTTGGCACAACTATGCCACAAGAGAAGTATTGAAATCACTAGTTTGCGACCAATACCAAGGACGAAGGGGCAGTCACGCTCCTCCCGAGGTTAGTCACCCTCGTCATTAATTGGCACGTCATTCCAAAGAAAGGGAAAGTATGACGTGAATGCTCTGGCTCCGAAGTGAAAGAGGAACCTGATGTCCGTCAGCATCCTCGACAACAGAATCCTGAGGTCTTTGGAGAAGACCCCAAAACTACATATTTACAAAGAATTTAGAGATCTAGACGAACATTTTGAGGATGTAGACAACAGTCTGGATTACTACGACTCCCAATGGGTGATGAAGTGTGATCTCTTCGCACTTACCCTGATCGAAGCCATTATGATGTGGTTTAAAATCTTTTTGATGGAATCATAGATTTGTGAAAGGACCTATGTGACATCTATATTGCCCAACTTATATCCCATAAATGGTAGCCCATGATGATGGTTGTGCATAATAGGGTCCCTCAAAAAAAGAAGGAAACTCTATGTGGGTACGTTAACTATCTAACAAAAGTGTCAATAGTGGTGAGGGAACAAATGACGGGCTGGAATGTTTGATGTTTAAGAAGGGGTTAAGACCGTATTTCATGTTTAGGGAAATGTTGGGGCTTGAGGGAGTCTATAATCTAAGTGATTTTTTGAATAGGGATCAACCCTATACCAATTATGAAGAAGAGCTTCTGGTTGAAAATGGAGAGAGACGTTAGGGAATAGGGAACTCCGAGTATGATCAAACACCAAAAAAAGACGGGGATCACGAACCTCGATCTAGGTTCAATGCATATGAATAaaagttcttcttgaccttgattaaagttttgatgaagacaaacaCATCAACAAAAATAAGACAAAGCTTGAAGGCTAGCACAATCAAGCTCAAATGATCATAAGCTTTAGAAATCAAATGAAAGAATCAAGATGGTTAAAGTATGCATCACAGTTCATATTATATATCTTAATGGCTCATAACAAATTGCATTTTTCATATATAATCATCTCTACATGTTTTGAAATGATTTGGAAAGAAACTATGTTGTTACAAAGTTGTTTTTCACATTTTCAAACAGTTGTAACTAGTTACACAAAACTTGTAACCGGTTATAGGTGTAAATTTTTTAACAGATATGTTTTATTTTTCAACATCTATAGTTGTTACTGGTTACACAAAACCTGTAACCGATTACATAGACGAAAATTTTAAATTTACTTTTAACAACTACAGTTGTAATCGCTTACAACATTATGGTAATCGGTTACCACTAAAGTAGAATGTTTTTTTTGAGCTAACATGAGTCTAAAAGGTTGCAAACCTTCATGGAATTGTTTCTAAACATATGTGTTAATTCATATAGGTATTTTATGATGAATATAAAAGTTCATACATCAGAATTCGAAATTACCTATTGCATACATCATTTTTACATAATTCAAACAAGTTTTTCAAGTGTTCATATATCCATTAAAATAAAACTTTGTGCATAAAGAGAAGAGAAGATAAACCTTTTGCATACTATTATGATCATTTTAAGTATGTATGTTTGTAATATGATCAAGAGAAATAGAAGATTAATTTCTACATAATTGACCCAAGAGCCAAAACTTCTACATACACTATCAACATTTTATTATTGATCACAAAGTGTTAAGTGATCATTGTTTGACATAGAAAGTAGTGTGATATTTATTCAAGTGTAAAAGAAAGTAATGTGCTTTCTTGTTTATGTTAGTAAAGTGTATGAGTGACTTTGGTGTGAGGTTTATACAAATTCTAACATAGTAAAATCTCTTATGGGGTGTGAGGGGCATGGAGTACGCTTGTTTGGAAAGAAGAACTAGAATATGTCGATGTGTTCTTTATattatgcactttaattttatgttattcatcattcaaaacaaCCCTGACATCTTATTCTAAACCAGAAAATTAAAAAGAAAAGGAACTTGATTAAATATCAAGAAAAATCCAACAAGTCTAATTCATCCTCTTTCTTAGATTGCGCACTCAATACTTACACTTCATACACTCCTCTGAACATCTCGAGGGAAAAAATCTAGAAAAGTGTGTAAACACTAAGTTCAAGAAAGTCGAGATCAAGAATCCCTACCCGATCGAAGAATCATCAAGGACGAACAAGTCCAAATAATATCGTTTCCACAAGAGTTACAACCACAATATAAATCAATGAATTCATCTGAAGGATGTTGACATATCTCAAAAAACGCAATCCTTCACGAAGGCGTTTGCACGCTCGCATAAAAGATGTTagaacagagtcgccaccgaactttatttattacaaaagagaaaagggaaaatatctataaaactcactaaacaaaaaaaaagaaaatgaccttcgcaaccaaattcgggttcgggagtcggttatgcaagggaaaggtgttagcacccctcatatctgttgtactcaacaggaacctcTTAGTTAGATTTGCGATGGAGAGTTAGTGTGATGTTAATTTATTTCTAGTTACTGAGtgagaaaaagaaagaaaaaacattttttattaaatgggtgtctgacaagatttcccaatcctgctcctacgtatctccaggtgctatggagaactcaaggctatgTAGTTCTACTTAGAAAGAACTACTTGGTGGATTGCTTTTAAGGAGTGATTCTTTAGACATATCGAGtgattaaacctttacttgttgcTCGCTTTTGGAGGcagaagtctttgtttgtttcacgtCGGATATGAATAAAGCATACTTATTTCTGAAATAGTTTTCAAAGTTGCGCAAGGGCAAAAAACCAGGTTTGATTTGTTGAGtgttttgttggatgacgattacttGAATGACCAAGTcaggctactcgtatccaagtactcgAGAAGAGGAATAGAAAGCTCTATACCATCTCTCTTTTCACCCTTAATTATGAAAGTATTTAGATAATGTTAATGTATTTTTGGATGGATGACTAATAGTCGAATAACCAAGTAAGactactcgtatccaagtactcggggaagggaatagaaggctctagaccacCTCTTTTTTCGTCCAAGTTTATTACGAAAATGAGTTTGACTTAAGGTTTGATTATGAAAGCGATTTGAAGTGAATCAAATTGGAAGTTTTTTAATAGATGAAAAATGCTCAAATGGCCGAGTAAGACTACTCGTATCCAAACAATCGATAAAaggaatagaaggctctagaccattTCTCTTTTCACCCTTTTCGAAAATGGTGTTTAAATATGATTATGTACTTTGAATTTGATTAGGCAAAGGACACTCGATGTTTGATCGAAGTTTTTATTTGCGTTGAATTGAAACATGATTGAATGATTtaaaagttttgaaaatggtgGAGAAGTTGATAGTGGAAATGATTCTGGTTTGGGAAAAATGCTCGATGTTGGATTgagtatttgtttttgttcttttctaaaaGTGTTGATTTTAATCTTGAGTTAACAATCAATTAATACAATAGCAATAAAGGAAAGTTGTAAACTTATTATAAATTATGGGAATGAGGGGTACAATTTGACAAATGAGGGATATAGTACAGTAATTAATAAATACAAGCTCAATAAATAACTGTAAATAGCAAAAATCTCGTTGTAAGAATGCCCAAGAGAAAGGCAAGAGACCcgaaataaaatcagaaatttaAACTACAAAATTTAGCGCTGTGTTAAGTAATCGTAACACGATTCATATAGGGAACGCCATATTAGAGGTCGATCAACAAAATTTTATGCATTTAAGTTGATgctgaagttaaattgaatttttaacttcGAAACTGCAACGCATTTGtgaaaatttgattatttaagcgatattttttaaatgaaaacAAACGACAACTAAACTAAAgaatttagcactatgttaagaAGTCGTAAATtgattcatgtaggaatcaccctatTTGAGGTCAGCCAACAAATCATATGGGTTCTAAGCAATTTCTGAAGTTAAACTGAATTTTTAACTCCGAAACTGCAATGcatttgtgaaaaatttattatttaaacgatatttttttaatgaaaacAAATAACAATTAAACTAAAgaatttaacgctatgttaagtaatcgtaaaATGATTCATGCAGGAATCGCCCTATTTGAGGTCGATCAATAAAATTTTATGGGTTTTAAGCGATTTATAAAGTTAAATTGAATTTGTAACTCCGAAATTGTAATGCATCTGTGAAAAATAGATGAGACAAATAAATcgatttttttctttttaacaattaaaaataatcaattaattaataaataatataaccataataataaataaatgataattattattattattattataataaataataaaaataaatactAATAACAATAATTATTATCAATACTcaataataacaaaaataaatatataatgataataatagaataataataataaataataattaataatgaaaattaacaataataataacaactAGTAGTAACAATAATATTCAATAACAAAAATTAACAACAATAATTATCAACAGTAATAattaataataatgataatagttagtaaaaataataatagtaataattGTAATAAATAAATGTCAATGAAAATTAATAAATGATTAGTCATAGTAgttaatattaataataataacaataacaagttaataataataataataataataataagagattaattactatgcaccgtcagtgtaaaaagttttacagGTTGATTtatcaatttaaaaaaatattataataataataatatagtaataatactaataataatagTAATACTAATAATAATTACTAATAACTTTTAATAATAATCACTAATAATAATAGTAGTAAAAATGATAatagatttttttaaaataaacaacattttcaattaaaatactaaaataaccaaaattttaaaaaaatactaaaataaccACTTTTTTTAACTGATGCGTCAGTTGAACTAACACATCAATTAATATTCAAAGGAGGCGCCATTGGAGCTGGCGCATGCTCCCAATGCCATTGCACTTAGAAGTCATGCTTCTTGACACATGCATGTGTGATTTAGTGTGTGCGCCCATGTATCTGGCGCATACATATGTGTGTGGCGCCTAAGGCATTGACGCATGCATTTCATGGTTCATCTATAAATAACATGCGCATCTCCCATATTTTTGCAGACAACTTCTTACCCTCCAACCTCATTTTCTTTCATTCTACTTCAGTCTCCTTCAACTTTTTATTCTTTAAtcatgtctgaatacattcacaagagaaatatcgatttaatcttttcagcagtgcaacctctgataaagattcgactttggaatatagaatCATTTGAATATCTTAATCGGATgttgaaccgttggttagatgaAGAAATTACAGATGGTGAGAGGAttagaagaattcaatggcttgagttcatgttcaaccaaaatggagaagtgtGTGTATGAatggatattaagactgacagagacgttcactggatgatgtataatatgttcaaaattgttttgatggttgtaattgcttagttatagtaatggtattttatttgttgtagtctcttgtgttgcttgtgtgttgaatgtgttgtatttgtttgtgatggtattttctcccgaagttatcatatgaaataaatattgtttttaatataaagcaaaagaggTACATGTAAAATTATCTTATTATGTTTGTTCCAACATTGAGACAATTAATACGATTGTGACCGGGCTAGCGACATGAACTACATGATCaaaccattttgttcgccgtatccatttcggttcgaatacgggtgCTGTTTGGACAACccttttctttcttcgcattacTTCATTGTGCCAGAGAATGTCCCCTTTATATTcaggccagtaatcctcttttgcaacaactgaaaagataattttgtaaacatttgataagcttatgactttgtaaacgtcagatagtaagtaggatggatcccttagaacctttgaacatgccgcaatgacatggaATCAGGGCATACGAAAGACTTGGaactttccacagtcgcaccaacctctatctagttccactctgtattgtcccattggcatgccttcattgtgatccatggactcagcAATATTGTACtaacctttagtacggtcaaacactgtgaccacatgtgtgttagctttggtAGCTTtgtgtctaatgaatttcattgaagcatcactgaacaactgcccagattgtaacactgaactccattgGGAACGTCTGGTCTTAAACAACaccctagcctgaaatatgttgcttgcactaaagtggttataggtaggtttcagatgcctttgaagataAAGTCCATTgattccacaaggtttgttgtcataTGGACCCAACATTGACCATTTTAGTATGAgctagtccacttctccaatggaatactatTGATCTATCATATTCCATCTACGTTATACAATCTGATATCTTCACGGTAGTGTTTGAAAAAAGGTTCTGTTAATGCataacctgcattgacaaccttcttccaCAATGTATCTTTGATCTCTCGCATAAAGttttgagcgatatgtctaatgAAGTAGACATGCATCGATGAAGGATCCTGCCAGACATTCTCAATGTTTTTGTAGGCACTCACTATTGAAGGGTGTCAgtcagagatcaaacataagttaggttgaggagcaacgtgcaatcaaatattttttaggaaaaaactccatcaCTCGGCAGTCTCTCCTTCAACTAGGACAAAGATGAATGGAAAAATGTTTTTGTTACCATCTCGTGACATTGCCATCAGTAGCATTCCTTTATATTTaccgtacaaccatgtaccatcaatttgtataataggtttacataaagcaaaacctttgatgcatggtgtaacacctcaagatttgccctcctctcttgggattagcttaacatattgcattgcattcttagggcattaggcattgcataattgcatatcatgtggttacattgtgcaagtcatcctcataagtcttgatcaggagataaagaggtcatgatgcaagctagggtttcattgattgaatggactgatcattaatcatctgaggatggtgattcaaattagggtttcatgatttctcaaggagattggtctttatcttggtggaaatgatacatcatcatcatcatggtcttgacGTCATCCAGAAGATGCAAGAAGATTGATCAGgtaccttgagattagggttttgaccactggtcaaccctaatcagttgcattgggccaatcagggcatggcaaggagatggggtctataatggatatggggatcatcacatgattatattgagcttatggaggctaaggtttcatccttgagccatttcatcagagaattggggctcaacttgatcaatgcattgccaaattcatttatcagctggaaaagtcaactgtggtcaactgtgcttgattttatggatttggaggtggaagtgagttggatacacttcattcatgttggaacaagtgttatttgacattccaaagctcaagaatgaagaaaataaagtcagacagaaaattgccaaaaatagaaagtgacttgtaatggaagtttccaaaaatggaaagtttttcaccacaaaattacatgtccaaaaaagcttcaaatgaaaatttgttcaacatgaaagttgtagatcttggtctcacctttccaaaaagtccaagaacttgaaattcccatgtatggttggcaagttatggtccattc includes these proteins:
- the LOC127120769 gene encoding meiotic recombination protein SPO11-2 isoform X2, with the translated sequence MSLCFDIKLSSTSVLRAKSNRNQNFEKSFHSLMEDLRNSTLKFFTDQELCYADIVPPTQVRARIEVSVLSFLKILNASNPAISDLPLIQRKLSNSRMNHGLLTELSYVFLSNSVSIRSLMRPNAGKAFVRVWKVMEMCYQILLKEKRVTQRELFYKLLCDSPHLFPSQKDVNRTIQDLVALLRCSRYSLGIMASSRGLIAGRLIMQEPGKEAVDCSVCGSSGHTVSGDLSLLDKLVLNADARYIIIVEKHAIFQRLAEDRFFSQIPSILITAKGYPDMATRFLLHRISRAFPDLPILALVDWNPAGLAILCTFKFGSVGMGLESYRYACNVKWLGLRGHDLPMLPDQSFVPLKTKDLQIAQSLMSSKILQVNHSETLNENYKEEVALMVQSGRRAEIEALYFHGYDYLGKYIAKKIVQSDYI
- the LOC127120769 gene encoding meiotic recombination protein SPO11-2 isoform X1, whose translation is MSLCFDIKLSSTSVLRAKSNRNQNFEKSFHSLMEDLRNSTLKFFTDQELCYADIVPPTQVRARIEVSVLSFLKILNASNPAISDLPLIQRKLSNSRMNHGLLTELSYVFLSNSVSIRSLMRPNAGKAFVRVWKVMEMCYQILLKEKRVTQRELFYKLLCDSPHLFPSQKDVNRTIQDLVALLRCSRYSLGIMASSRGLIAGRLIMQEPGKEAVDCSVCGSSGHTVSGDLSLLDKLVLNADARYIIIVEKHAIFQRLAEDRFFSQIPSILITAKGYPDMATRFLLHRISRAFPDLPILALVDWNPAGLAILCTFKFGSVGMGLESYRYACNVKWLGLRGHDLPMLPDQSFVPLKTKDLQIAQSLMSSKILQENYKEEVALMVQSGRRAEIEALYFHGYDYLGKYIAKKIVQSDYI